The DNA segment TCAGAAATGCCCCGGTCATTGGCAAATGCGGCGGCGGAGCCATGGAGCGCCAGTTTCGGCGCGCCGGATGGATCACGGATGATCTCCAGATCGAGCCATCCTGCCTCCCCTCCGATACCAGTCCCGAGTGCCTTGGACACCGCCTCCTTGGCCGCGAAACGCGCGGCATAGTGGAGCGCGGCACGCTTCTGCGCGGCGCAGTAGGCACGCTCCGCATCCGTGAAGAGGCGGGAAAGGAACGGCTCACCGTGGCGGGCGATGGCGGACTCGATCCGGTCCACCTCCACCACGTCGATGCCTATGCCGTGGATGCGCATGTTTCAGAGTGGATATCCGGCCATCAGCTCCTTCATCTCCCTCACTGCGGCGGTGAGGCCCACCCGGGTGGAGCGGGCGATGATGCTGTGGCCGATGTTCAACTCCGCGAGGTGGGGCACTTCGAAAAGGCGGGTCACGTTCGCATAGTTGATGCCGTGGCCGGCGTTGACCTGCATCCCGGAAAGGTGGGCTTCCTCGGCGGCGGCGACGAGCCGCTCCACCTGGCCTTTCACCAAGTCCCCTTGGGCGTTGGAGAAGCAACCCGTGTGGAGCTCCACCATGTCCGCGCAAGCCTCGCCCGCCGCTTCCACCTGCTTGAGGTCCGGGTTGATGAAAAGGCTGACCTTCATGCCAGCGCTCTGCAGCCGCGCGACCACCATCCGCGTCGTGTCGAACCTGCCAAGGACATCCAGGCCACCTTCCGTGGTGATTTCCTCGCGGGTTTCAGGGACCAGGCAGACGTATTCCGGTTTCAGTTTCAGGGCCAGGCCGAGCATTTCCTCCGTGATGCCCATCTCCAGATTCAGGGGGGCCTTGATCTTTTCCCGGATCTCATACGCATCCGCATCCTGCATGTGGCGGCGGTCCATGCGTACGTGGATGGTCAGGGAATCCGCCCCTCCTTCGAGCGCGTCCAGGCCGGCCTGATAGGGCGACGGCTCTGCATTCGGAGAGGTGGGCATGTGCGCGTACCGCGCCTGCCGCAAGGTGGCGATATGATCGATGTTGACCCCTAGGAGCAAAGACATGCGAGGGTTCTACCCCCTCACCGCTGATCCCGCAAGGGCGGTTCTCAGCGGGTCTAATACGGTGCCAGCAGGGTGAACGGCCAGATAGGGATGTTCCGCAGGATCCAGAACGCGATCATCAACCAGGCGAGTGCCCACGCTCCTTTCACCCCCGGATTGATCCGGAAAGGAGGTGGCCGGTTCCGGACCCAACCCACCCCCTCCAGGGCCAGCGCCATCATCCCGACGGGGAGTAGAACCATCCCCACGGGATTCATCCGGAACGCCCGTGGAAGATCCCCGTGCAGAGTGGCATAGGCAGCCCGCGTCATGCCGCACCCAGGGCAATGGAGCC comes from the Luteolibacter sp. SL250 genome and includes:
- the acpS gene encoding holo-ACP synthase — encoded protein: MRIHGIGIDVVEVDRIESAIARHGEPFLSRLFTDAERAYCAAQKRAALHYAARFAAKEAVSKALGTGIGGEAGWLDLEIIRDPSGAPKLALHGSAAAFANDRGISEIQISLTHAKDYAAANAVAVGE
- a CDS encoding pyridoxine 5'-phosphate synthase, whose amino-acid sequence is MSLLLGVNIDHIATLRQARYAHMPTSPNAEPSPYQAGLDALEGGADSLTIHVRMDRRHMQDADAYEIREKIKAPLNLEMGITEEMLGLALKLKPEYVCLVPETREEITTEGGLDVLGRFDTTRMVVARLQSAGMKVSLFINPDLKQVEAAGEACADMVELHTGCFSNAQGDLVKGQVERLVAAAEEAHLSGMQVNAGHGINYANVTRLFEVPHLAELNIGHSIIARSTRVGLTAAVREMKELMAGYPL
- a CDS encoding DUF2752 domain-containing protein; this translates as MRKDRALVVALAVLVMAIGAATLYHRAPGGTSWYPGCLMHRVTGLHCPGCGMTRAAYATLHGDLPRAFRMNPVGMVLLPVGMMALALEGVGWVRNRPPPFRINPGVKGAWALAWLMIAFWILRNIPIWPFTLLAPY